A DNA window from Kitasatospora atroaurantiaca contains the following coding sequences:
- a CDS encoding MFS transporter, translated as MTGTVKQQRQRRHGAGGPLRRVQIGNALSAFGSGFTMPYMFVYVDQVRGLGSPAAGMVFTVFALAALAVLPFTGRGIDRYGPRPVLLAGAGLAATGAFAFGHASTTPLLLVSSFLFGAGVTTCQPALATMIVRCSTRATRSRAFALQFTLVNLGMGIGALVGGQIVDVADPASLTRLFTIEALTFLGLAAVTGTARIPGAAPVLLREVGGPTGLRALVADKAMLRLCLLAGLIFFTCYGQFESGVAAFATDTVGTAPSTLGFAIGANALTIVVLQMFVVRITERRRRTTAMAAAGVVWLAAWGMALVAGLIRSETMAATVAIVAIYALFGVGESLLAPTLGPIVADLAPARLLGTYNSGYALVKQIAIAVGPAVGVLLVGSGTWPLYLAAMAGCTLLIVTLALRLRAHLTPAQDNAAVAVPVRLPVPELQTAA; from the coding sequence GTGACCGGCACGGTGAAGCAGCAGAGGCAGCGGCGTCATGGGGCGGGCGGCCCGCTGCGCCGCGTCCAGATCGGCAATGCGCTGAGTGCGTTCGGCAGTGGGTTCACGATGCCGTACATGTTCGTCTACGTGGACCAGGTGCGGGGCCTCGGTTCGCCGGCCGCCGGGATGGTGTTCACCGTCTTTGCGCTGGCCGCGCTCGCGGTGCTGCCGTTCACGGGCCGGGGCATCGACCGGTACGGGCCGCGGCCGGTGCTGCTCGCGGGGGCCGGGTTGGCTGCCACGGGGGCCTTCGCGTTCGGGCATGCGAGCACCACGCCGTTGCTGCTGGTGTCGTCCTTCCTGTTCGGGGCGGGTGTGACCACCTGCCAGCCGGCGCTGGCCACCATGATCGTGCGCTGCTCGACCAGGGCGACCCGTTCGCGGGCGTTCGCCCTGCAGTTCACCCTGGTCAACCTGGGGATGGGCATCGGTGCGCTGGTCGGCGGGCAGATCGTCGACGTCGCGGACCCGGCCAGCCTGACGCGGCTGTTCACCATCGAGGCGCTGACCTTCCTGGGGCTCGCCGCCGTGACGGGTACGGCCAGGATTCCGGGGGCCGCGCCGGTGCTGCTGCGGGAGGTGGGCGGCCCGACGGGGCTGCGCGCGCTGGTCGCCGACAAGGCGATGCTGCGGCTCTGCCTGCTCGCCGGGCTGATCTTCTTCACCTGCTACGGCCAGTTCGAGTCCGGTGTCGCGGCCTTTGCCACGGACACCGTCGGCACCGCGCCCTCCACGCTCGGCTTCGCGATCGGCGCCAACGCGCTGACCATCGTGGTGCTGCAGATGTTCGTGGTGCGGATCACCGAGCGTCGTCGCCGGACCACGGCGATGGCCGCGGCCGGTGTGGTGTGGCTGGCCGCCTGGGGGATGGCGCTGGTCGCCGGGCTGATCCGCTCGGAGACGATGGCGGCGACGGTCGCGATCGTGGCGATCTACGCCCTCTTCGGCGTCGGTGAGTCGCTGCTGGCGCCCACCCTGGGCCCGATCGTCGCCGATCTGGCCCCGGCCAGGCTGCTCGGTACGTACAACTCGGGTTACGCCCTGGTGAAGCAGATCGCCATCGCGGTCGGCCCTGCCGTCGGCGTGCTGCTGGTCGGCTCCGGTACCTGGCCGCTCTATCTGGCGGCGATGGCCGGTTGCACCCTGCTGATCGTCACTCTCGCGCTGCGCCTGCGAGCTCACCTGACGCCGGCTCAGGACAACGCGGCCGTGGCCGTGCCGGTCCGGCTGCCGGTCCCGGAGCTGCAGACCGCGGCGTAG
- a CDS encoding MerR family transcriptional regulator, producing MRSIGEMARDSGLSVSALRFYDGAGVFGPARVDPQTGYRWYAQEQLADARLIARLRRVGMPLADISRVLTADPAQARRTLDGHLRRLEDGLSDARRELSTVRTLLDQRENPMNPTRLTVPAPELAAALDAVRFAASTEAALAGVLLELEPDALRLVATDRYRLAVSQAPATGLTGPTASAIAPTAFVDELRALLDGDGDTELVIDGDRLTATTAAGRRVTGERIDQDYPDYRRMLRLEPTHQLPVDTAALRRTLGSGATRSMVRSQDGTACEVSVLTVTPDGSLGIADEDTEGPRIGVNREFLLEALAAGGRDQLVLELGGPVAPLAIRFPDRQDTFSLLMPTALS from the coding sequence ATGCGCAGCATCGGAGAGATGGCCCGGGACAGCGGGCTCAGCGTGAGTGCGCTGCGGTTCTACGACGGGGCGGGCGTCTTCGGCCCCGCCCGGGTGGACCCGCAGACCGGCTACCGCTGGTACGCCCAGGAGCAGCTCGCGGACGCCCGGCTGATCGCCCGGCTGCGCCGCGTCGGGATGCCGCTGGCGGACATCTCGCGGGTGCTCACGGCGGATCCGGCGCAGGCCCGCCGGACGCTGGACGGCCACCTTCGGCGTCTGGAGGACGGCCTGTCCGACGCCCGCCGCGAACTCTCCACGGTACGGACACTACTGGACCAGAGGGAGAACCCCATGAACCCGACCCGACTGACCGTCCCGGCCCCCGAGCTGGCCGCCGCCCTGGACGCGGTGCGTTTCGCCGCGAGCACGGAGGCCGCGCTCGCCGGCGTCCTGCTGGAGCTGGAGCCGGACGCCCTGCGCCTGGTCGCCACCGACCGCTACCGCCTCGCCGTCTCGCAGGCCCCGGCGACCGGTCTCACCGGCCCCACCGCGAGTGCGATCGCGCCGACGGCCTTCGTGGACGAGCTCCGCGCACTGCTCGACGGCGACGGCGACACCGAGCTGGTGATCGACGGCGACCGGCTGACCGCCACCACGGCCGCAGGCCGCAGGGTCACCGGCGAGCGGATCGACCAGGACTACCCCGACTACCGCCGGATGCTGCGGCTGGAGCCGACCCACCAGCTGCCCGTGGACACCGCCGCGCTGCGCAGGACCCTCGGCTCGGGCGCCACCCGCAGCATGGTGCGCAGCCAGGACGGCACCGCGTGCGAGGTCTCCGTCCTCACCGTGACCCCCGACGGTTCGCTCGGCATCGCCGACGAGGACACCGAAGGACCGCGCATCGGGGTGAACCGCGAGTTCCTGCTGGAGGCCCTCGCCGCGGGCGGCCGGGACCAGCTGGTACTCGAACTCGGCGGCCCCGTCGCACCGCTGGCGATCCGCTTCCCCGACCGCCAGGACACCTTCTCGCTGCTGATGCCGACCGCCCTCTCCTGA
- a CDS encoding FAD-binding oxidoreductase encodes MASVLDSRLLTDLRAALTGDVIARGDDAYDEARTVFNGMIDRRPKVIAQCVNDHDVAAAIAFAREHGLEIAVRGGGHGVAGTAVNDGGLVVDLRRMNAVTVDPEAGIARVGGGATFSNLDRATQPYGLATTGGRASTTGVGGFTLGGGSGWVERKFGLACDNLLAVRLVTADGRTVLADENRNSELFWALHGGGGNFGVATEFDFRLHSLPVIYIALLLWPAEAGPDVARAYRDFMAAAPDEVGGGLLYLTGPPEEFVPAELVGKLAVGALFTYTGGEAQAKPVIRPMLELGHAGGMLTELPYAELQCMLDDPSGFRNYWSAEYLDGFPDPAVDLFCARAHDMVVPSGSQHALLPMGGAVARGSADLPVPWRAAAWGVHPFGMWEDPADDARGRQWARDLCADLKPWSMGAVYLNFIGDEGEERTVAGRGERNARRLAAVKTEYDPENVFHLNHNIAPG; translated from the coding sequence ATGGCTTCCGTGCTCGACAGCAGGCTGTTGACCGACCTACGGGCCGCATTGACGGGGGATGTGATCGCGCGGGGCGACGACGCCTACGACGAGGCCCGGACGGTCTTCAACGGGATGATCGACCGCAGGCCGAAGGTCATCGCCCAGTGCGTCAACGACCATGACGTGGCCGCCGCGATCGCCTTCGCCAGGGAGCACGGGCTGGAGATCGCCGTCCGGGGCGGCGGCCACGGTGTGGCGGGCACGGCCGTGAACGACGGCGGACTCGTGGTGGACCTACGCCGGATGAACGCCGTGACCGTCGACCCCGAGGCAGGCATTGCCCGGGTCGGCGGCGGGGCGACATTCAGCAACCTGGACCGGGCGACCCAGCCGTACGGGCTGGCGACCACGGGTGGTCGGGCGTCCACCACCGGGGTCGGCGGCTTCACCCTGGGCGGTGGCTCGGGCTGGGTGGAGCGCAAGTTCGGGCTCGCCTGCGACAACCTGCTGGCCGTCCGGCTGGTGACGGCCGACGGCCGTACCGTGCTGGCGGACGAGAACCGCAACAGCGAGCTCTTCTGGGCCCTGCACGGTGGCGGCGGCAACTTCGGGGTCGCCACCGAGTTCGACTTCCGGCTCCACTCGCTGCCGGTGATCTACATCGCGCTGCTGCTGTGGCCGGCCGAGGCCGGGCCGGATGTCGCGCGGGCGTACCGGGACTTCATGGCGGCGGCACCGGACGAGGTGGGCGGTGGCCTGCTCTACCTCACCGGGCCGCCGGAGGAGTTCGTCCCCGCCGAGCTGGTCGGCAAGCTGGCGGTGGGTGCCCTGTTCACGTACACCGGCGGGGAGGCCCAGGCCAAGCCGGTGATCCGGCCCATGCTGGAACTCGGCCACGCCGGAGGGATGCTCACCGAGCTGCCGTACGCCGAGCTGCAGTGCATGCTCGATGACCCATCGGGCTTCCGGAACTACTGGTCCGCCGAGTACCTGGACGGCTTCCCCGACCCTGCCGTGGACCTGTTCTGTGCGCGGGCGCACGACATGGTCGTGCCGTCGGGGTCGCAGCACGCGCTCCTCCCGATGGGCGGAGCGGTCGCCAGGGGGTCGGCCGACCTGCCGGTGCCGTGGCGGGCCGCGGCCTGGGGCGTCCACCCCTTCGGGATGTGGGAGGACCCGGCCGACGACGCGCGCGGCCGGCAGTGGGCCCGCGACCTCTGCGCCGACCTGAAGCCGTGGTCCATGGGCGCCGTCTACCTCAACTTCATCGGCGACGAGGGCGAGGAGCGGACCGTCGCCGGGCGCGGGGAGCGCAACGCCCGGCGCCTGGCGGCCGTGAAGACCGAGTACGACCCCGAGAACGTCTTCCACCTCAACCACAACATCGCGCCGGGCTGA
- a CDS encoding MarR family winged helix-turn-helix transcriptional regulator: MSARRAAPPTDGELGVTEQVAVYQREFPDVDPQVETIVSTLSRVARRMGVAYSRQLTVLGITSAEWEVLKALVVAGSPYRLGPGELAKRLGLTPAAMTHRIDRMVAEDLVTRDRDEANRVRVIIELTENGRNKWLASMRMAAVFEEELLQDITAAERPALSDMLSRMLRRIEETQPDAVGRTDDLA, from the coding sequence ATGAGCGCACGCAGAGCCGCGCCGCCGACCGACGGCGAGCTCGGCGTCACCGAGCAGGTGGCCGTCTACCAGCGGGAATTCCCCGATGTCGACCCCCAGGTGGAGACCATCGTGTCCACCCTCTCCCGGGTCGCCCGGCGGATGGGGGTGGCGTACAGCAGGCAGCTGACTGTGCTGGGAATCACCTCCGCCGAGTGGGAGGTGCTCAAGGCCCTGGTGGTCGCGGGCAGCCCGTACCGGCTCGGGCCCGGCGAGCTCGCCAAGCGCCTGGGGCTGACGCCGGCCGCCATGACGCACCGGATCGACCGGATGGTCGCCGAGGACCTGGTCACCCGGGACCGCGACGAGGCGAACCGGGTCCGCGTGATCATCGAGCTGACCGAGAACGGCCGCAACAAGTGGCTGGCGTCGATGCGCATGGCCGCGGTCTTCGAGGAGGAACTCCTCCAGGACATCACCGCCGCCGAACGCCCCGCTCTCTCCGACATGCTCAGCCGGATGCTCCGCCGAATCGAGGAGACCCAGCCCGACGCCGTCGGCCGCACCGACGACCTGGCCTAG